One region of Neorhodopirellula lusitana genomic DNA includes:
- a CDS encoding segregation and condensation protein A, which produces MSFRIDLPVYRGPIDLLLYLVRRQELSLTEMSLSKVVQQYVEHLDVLQELDLGEVGDFLELAATLVEMKSQAVLPKIEDETEEEAIEETHDALVQRLLQYKEIRDAASVLDEMASRWQTRFERLADDLPTRRNDPADQPIVELEIWDLVSAFGRIMRESAGPPPTEVIYDDTPIHVYMQRIHHKLADKPRVELIDLVEPGQHKSAYIGWFLAMLELTRHHGAAVSENGNGDIEVVRTEGYRAELDVNEVDNYASQAIEASNMPIRMR; this is translated from the coding sequence ATGAGCTTTCGAATTGATTTGCCCGTCTACCGTGGCCCGATCGACCTGCTGTTGTACTTAGTCCGGCGTCAAGAATTGTCGTTGACGGAAATGTCGCTCTCCAAAGTGGTTCAGCAATATGTTGAGCATCTCGACGTGTTGCAGGAACTCGACCTTGGCGAGGTGGGCGACTTTTTGGAACTGGCAGCGACGCTTGTGGAGATGAAAAGTCAGGCGGTCCTGCCCAAGATTGAGGACGAGACGGAAGAGGAGGCGATTGAGGAGACTCACGATGCGCTGGTCCAGCGGTTGCTTCAGTACAAGGAAATTCGTGATGCCGCTTCCGTTCTGGATGAAATGGCGAGTCGTTGGCAAACTCGGTTCGAGCGTCTGGCAGATGATTTGCCTACTCGACGAAACGATCCCGCCGATCAGCCAATCGTGGAACTGGAAATCTGGGACTTGGTCAGTGCGTTCGGGCGGATTATGCGTGAGTCGGCGGGGCCGCCGCCAACCGAAGTTATCTACGACGACACGCCTATCCACGTCTACATGCAACGGATTCACCATAAACTTGCCGACAAGCCGCGAGTGGAATTGATCGACTTGGTGGAGCCGGGGCAACACAAATCGGCTTACATCGGTTGGTTCCTGGCCATGTTGGAATTGACTCGTCACCACGGTGCCGCGGTGTCAGAAAATGGCAACGGGGATATCGAAGTGGTCCGCACTGAAGGTTATCGTGCTGAGTTGGATGTGAACGAGGTCGACAACTACGCCAGTCAAGCGATTGAAGCCAGCAACATGCCAATCCGCATGCGATAG
- a CDS encoding YidC/Oxa1 family insertase periplasmic-domain containing protein, which translates to MDRRFSSFVLASTAFFLIYMSLRVMFVPPEPIVDPADLAAENATGPDAPGEVVDTETAKIADLGDDGEPTDAEKIERPETPEWRTLGSMDPKSGQLMLVTLNSRGAGIERIELTERKANGRLKYRRVDVRSGYLGYFAADPMSTATGTEVNIVGPGTPAALATCGTDGVGPGLKPGDVIVSLDGETVSNSVTLGELLLETKPGDEVVLEVLRKQTDDATSSETLKFTAKLTEHPLDLVRLAGTGGEDQIPGNLSRLSSLLTVGKIGRKEIAPGAHAIDSMQDPSKLIWEVADQDASSSEEGAESVSFAVRFSEAEMQATGGHAIGLQRSYSLSPGSYMLDLELQIDNRAEEAQELAYRLEGINGVTLEGWWYSNKISPNWGGSAARDLVYKTAAEGHELLSGFGLLKRARNDAMPNDQNLFAPDSPKPNRDLKYIGIDAQYFTVAYLPPEDQPSLTTFRRAIASLAADPAEIPKNQEKAVNTTFYLDSVAAEVSPGSSLKQTLRLFAGPKQPELMESNGLGDCVYYGWFWWVAKPLGHLLHLFSMVGNYALAIVLLTVCVRGAMFPLSRKAAVNAQRMQELAPELKKITEKHKDDMEARVRAQRELQQRVGFNPMSGCLPMFVQLPIFVGLYRTLSVDIELRQAAFSSWTNWASNLAAPDQLMYWGDWMWDYMSARGIGWLGPYFNILPVVVTLLFLAQQKLFMPPATDEQTAMTQKMMSYMTLIMALLFFRVPAGLCIYFITSSLWGIGERILVKRTLPKTPHFDKTVLEGSVNSRGGDSGGELAVTPKTPAGPTGGGNSWADRLRQKMNPEEPAAPLPRDRKRPPAGKSGGKKKRN; encoded by the coding sequence GTGGATCGTCGCTTTTCTTCTTTCGTTCTCGCATCGACTGCATTCTTTCTGATTTACATGTCCTTGCGGGTCATGTTTGTCCCGCCGGAGCCGATCGTCGATCCGGCTGATCTGGCTGCCGAAAACGCAACGGGACCAGACGCTCCCGGTGAGGTCGTGGACACCGAAACGGCCAAAATCGCCGACCTGGGCGATGACGGCGAGCCCACGGACGCTGAAAAGATCGAGCGTCCGGAAACCCCCGAGTGGCGAACACTCGGGTCAATGGATCCGAAGTCGGGCCAATTGATGCTGGTCACGCTCAACAGCCGCGGTGCCGGTATCGAGCGAATTGAGCTGACCGAGCGGAAAGCAAACGGCCGCTTGAAGTATCGCCGCGTCGACGTCCGCAGTGGCTATCTCGGCTACTTTGCCGCCGATCCGATGTCCACCGCCACGGGAACCGAAGTCAATATCGTCGGCCCGGGCACCCCTGCCGCACTGGCGACTTGCGGCACCGACGGAGTGGGCCCCGGTCTGAAGCCCGGCGACGTGATCGTGTCCCTGGACGGCGAAACGGTCAGCAACTCAGTCACGTTAGGCGAACTGCTGCTTGAAACAAAACCAGGCGACGAGGTTGTCCTCGAAGTGCTTCGCAAGCAAACCGACGACGCCACATCCTCTGAAACACTCAAATTCACAGCAAAACTGACCGAACACCCGCTCGACCTGGTTCGCTTGGCCGGAACCGGCGGCGAAGACCAGATCCCAGGCAACCTGTCGCGGCTTTCGTCGCTACTGACCGTGGGCAAGATCGGACGCAAAGAGATCGCTCCGGGAGCCCACGCGATCGACTCGATGCAAGACCCCAGCAAACTAATCTGGGAAGTGGCCGACCAAGATGCCTCTAGCAGCGAAGAAGGAGCCGAGTCCGTTAGCTTCGCTGTTCGCTTCAGTGAAGCGGAAATGCAGGCAACCGGCGGGCACGCCATTGGCTTGCAACGCTCTTATTCGCTCAGCCCGGGCAGCTACATGCTGGACCTGGAACTGCAAATCGACAACCGAGCCGAAGAGGCTCAAGAGCTTGCCTATCGGCTCGAAGGCATTAACGGCGTCACACTGGAAGGCTGGTGGTACAGCAACAAGATCAGCCCAAACTGGGGCGGCTCAGCGGCTCGCGACTTGGTCTACAAGACCGCCGCCGAAGGTCACGAACTGTTGTCCGGATTCGGACTGCTCAAGCGAGCTCGCAACGATGCGATGCCCAACGACCAAAACCTGTTTGCTCCCGATTCGCCCAAACCTAATCGCGACCTGAAGTACATCGGCATCGACGCCCAGTACTTCACCGTCGCCTACCTGCCGCCGGAAGATCAGCCTTCGCTAACAACGTTCCGCCGAGCGATCGCATCGCTGGCGGCCGATCCAGCCGAGATCCCCAAGAACCAAGAAAAGGCCGTCAACACAACGTTCTATCTTGATAGCGTCGCCGCCGAGGTGTCACCTGGATCCAGCCTGAAACAAACGCTGCGATTGTTCGCCGGCCCGAAACAGCCCGAATTGATGGAAAGCAATGGCCTCGGCGATTGCGTGTATTACGGCTGGTTTTGGTGGGTCGCCAAACCGCTGGGACACCTGCTGCACCTGTTTTCGATGGTCGGCAACTACGCCTTGGCGATCGTGCTGCTGACCGTTTGCGTCCGCGGTGCGATGTTCCCGCTATCACGCAAGGCGGCGGTCAACGCTCAACGCATGCAAGAGCTCGCTCCTGAACTGAAAAAGATCACTGAAAAGCACAAGGACGACATGGAGGCTCGCGTTCGGGCCCAGCGAGAATTGCAGCAACGGGTCGGCTTCAATCCGATGTCAGGCTGCCTGCCCATGTTCGTGCAGCTGCCGATTTTCGTCGGCCTGTACCGCACACTGTCGGTCGACATCGAACTGCGACAAGCGGCCTTTTCGTCATGGACCAACTGGGCGTCCAACCTGGCTGCCCCTGATCAATTGATGTATTGGGGCGACTGGATGTGGGACTACATGTCGGCTCGCGGAATCGGCTGGTTGGGCCCGTATTTCAACATCCTGCCCGTCGTCGTGACGCTGCTATTCCTTGCTCAACAAAAACTGTTCATGCCACCGGCAACGGACGAACAGACCGCGATGACGCAAAAGATGATGTCGTACATGACCCTGATCATGGCGTTGTTGTTCTTCCGCGTCCCAGCGGGCCTTTGCATCTACTTCATCACCAGTAGCTTGTGGGGCATTGGGGAGCGAATTCTGGTGAAACGAACCCTACCCAAAACGCCGCACTTCGACAAAACCGTGCTGGAAGGTTCGGTCAACAGCCGCGGCGGTGATTCCGGTGGCGAACTAGCCGTGACCCCGAAAACCCCCGCGGGCCCGACCGGCGGAGGAAACTCGTGGGCCGATCGTCTTCGCCAGAAGATGAACCCCGAAGAGCCCGCCGCTCCGTTGCCACGCGACCGTAAACGCCCGCCCGCGGGCAAATCCGGCGGCAAGAAAAAACGCAACTAG
- a CDS encoding MBL fold metallo-hydrolase: MVENVPVASHVHDGLTIEGYSRAAVQTCWRVNELKLLFDAGVQPWDFMGTPTMFISHAHLDHIAALPAYVSRRRMMKMDPPVIYMPDSAVDTAWKMLQTFRSLDRGAMPCELVGLLGGDETKIGREIVVKSVEVKHTIDALGFIVYQRRMKLKPEYLELSGEQIRALKEAGTEITNEVRIPIFAYTGDTAPQGLDNNPEFYDAKILISELTFAAPEHRREKIHKHGHMHVDDYRERQDRFNNELIIGSHASTRYTDPQIKRFVKQTLPTLLDNRLKLWL, encoded by the coding sequence ATGGTTGAAAACGTTCCAGTTGCTTCTCACGTCCACGATGGATTGACCATCGAAGGGTATTCACGCGCGGCCGTACAGACGTGCTGGCGCGTGAACGAATTGAAGTTGCTATTTGACGCTGGTGTGCAGCCCTGGGATTTCATGGGCACGCCGACCATGTTCATCTCCCACGCGCACTTGGATCACATTGCTGCGTTGCCAGCTTATGTTTCTCGTCGCCGGATGATGAAGATGGACCCGCCGGTGATTTACATGCCGGATTCGGCTGTCGACACCGCTTGGAAGATGCTGCAGACGTTTCGCTCGCTTGATCGAGGCGCCATGCCGTGTGAGCTGGTGGGTTTGCTGGGCGGCGATGAAACCAAGATCGGGCGAGAGATCGTCGTGAAGTCGGTTGAGGTGAAGCACACCATCGACGCTTTGGGATTCATTGTTTATCAGCGACGGATGAAGCTGAAACCGGAATACCTGGAACTGTCCGGCGAACAGATTCGAGCACTGAAGGAAGCGGGCACAGAGATCACCAACGAAGTTCGCATTCCCATTTTTGCGTACACCGGTGACACCGCTCCGCAAGGCTTGGACAACAATCCGGAGTTTTACGACGCTAAGATTCTGATCAGTGAATTGACGTTCGCTGCGCCGGAGCATCGTCGCGAAAAAATTCACAAACACGGTCACATGCATGTCGATGACTACCGCGAACGCCAGGACCGATTCAATAATGAGTTGATTATCGGTTCGCACGCCAGTACCCGGTATACCGACCCGCAGATCAAGCGATTCGTCAAACAAACGCTACCCACGTTGCTCGATAATCGCTTAAAGCTATGGCTGTAG
- the ilvC gene encoding ketol-acid reductoisomerase yields MAATIYYDNDADLSHLKGKTVAILGYGSQGHAQAQNLRDSGCEVIIGQRPGSANYDLAVSHGFKPMSIAEATKAADVINILLPDEVQGDIYRDHIRDNLSPGNVLMCSHGFNIHFGQIEPPKGIDTLLVAPKGPGHLVRSEYEQGGGVPSLIALGEGASETTKQIGLAYAKGIGGTRGGVIETTFAEETETDLFGEQVVLCGGVSELVKAGFETLVEAGYQPEMAYFECMHELKLIVDLLYQGGLSYMRYSISNTAEYGDYVSGPRIITPETKVEMKKILTEIQCGEFARKWISENRAGAPFFKATRRREQAHEVEQVGMGLRRMMSWIDEKEV; encoded by the coding sequence ATGGCCGCAACCATTTACTACGACAACGACGCCGATCTCTCACACTTGAAGGGTAAAACGGTCGCAATCCTGGGCTACGGTTCACAGGGCCACGCACAAGCTCAAAACCTTCGTGACAGCGGCTGTGAAGTCATCATCGGTCAGCGTCCGGGCAGTGCCAACTACGACCTAGCTGTCTCGCACGGCTTCAAGCCAATGTCGATCGCCGAAGCCACCAAGGCGGCCGACGTGATCAACATCCTGCTTCCAGATGAAGTTCAAGGCGACATCTACCGCGACCACATCCGTGACAACTTGTCACCAGGCAACGTGTTGATGTGCTCGCACGGCTTCAACATTCACTTCGGCCAAATCGAGCCACCCAAGGGAATCGACACCCTGTTGGTTGCCCCCAAGGGTCCTGGTCACCTGGTGCGTAGCGAATACGAACAGGGCGGCGGCGTCCCTAGCTTGATCGCCTTGGGCGAAGGTGCCTCCGAAACCACCAAGCAAATCGGCTTGGCATACGCAAAGGGCATCGGCGGAACCCGTGGTGGCGTGATCGAAACCACCTTCGCTGAAGAAACCGAAACGGACCTGTTCGGCGAACAAGTCGTTCTGTGCGGTGGCGTTAGCGAACTGGTGAAGGCTGGTTTCGAAACGCTTGTCGAAGCTGGCTACCAACCTGAAATGGCCTACTTCGAGTGCATGCACGAACTGAAGTTGATCGTCGACCTGCTTTACCAAGGTGGCCTCAGCTACATGCGTTACAGCATCAGCAACACTGCTGAATACGGCGATTACGTATCCGGTCCTCGTATCATCACACCTGAAACCAAGGTTGAGATGAAGAAGATCCTGACCGAAATCCAGTGCGGCGAATTCGCTCGCAAGTGGATCAGCGAAAACCGCGCCGGTGCTCCTTTCTTCAAGGCGACCCGCCGTCGCGAACAAGCCCACGAAGTGGAACAAGTCGGCATGGGGCTTCGCCGCATGATGAGCTGGATCGACGAAAAAGAAGTTTAA
- the ilvN gene encoding acetolactate synthase small subunit produces the protein MPNTIHRHLLSALVQNVPGVLAHISGMLASRGFNIDSLAVGETEDIKLSRMTFVVVGDDSVLEQVRKQLEKIVTVVRVLDISSNDFVERDLLLIKVSAPAGSVRAEIRELVDIFRGQIVDVGPEEVMIEISGRENKVQAFIERIHPYGISELVRTGRIAMVRSGCTNNNDTMK, from the coding sequence ATGCCCAACACAATTCACCGCCACTTGCTCTCCGCACTCGTACAAAACGTGCCCGGCGTGTTGGCTCACATTTCCGGAATGCTCGCCTCGCGTGGTTTCAATATTGATTCCCTCGCGGTCGGCGAGACCGAAGACATCAAACTCTCGCGGATGACCTTCGTGGTCGTCGGCGACGACAGCGTTCTAGAACAAGTTCGTAAGCAACTCGAAAAGATCGTCACGGTTGTTCGAGTTCTCGATATTAGCTCGAACGATTTCGTCGAACGAGACCTGTTGCTGATTAAGGTCAGTGCACCTGCGGGCAGCGTTCGCGCCGAGATCCGCGAGTTGGTCGATATCTTCCGTGGCCAAATCGTTGACGTGGGTCCCGAAGAAGTCATGATCGAAATCAGCGGTCGTGAAAACAAGGTCCAGGCGTTCATCGAACGCATCCATCCATACGGCATCAGCGAATTGGTCCGAACCGGACGCATCGCGATGGTCCGCAGCGGATGCACGAACAACAACGACACAATGAAATAG
- the aspS gene encoding aspartate--tRNA ligase, whose translation MLRSHTCGELRKSDVGSPVTLCGWVENKRDHGGAVFIDLRDRYGLTQVVVGPPEASDAMIDSAGHVPAESVVLIRGVVADRLEGKVNSKLDTGEIEVRSEHFEILSVSQTPPFTPGQSDLPGEDLRLKYRYLDLRRKEMQQALIRRSEIIKCMRDYFAEHDFIDVETPILGRSTPEGARDYLVPSRVHPGNFYALPQSPQLYKQILMVAGFDRYVQVAKCFRDEDLRADRQPEFTQLDLEMSFVDADDIIGLIDGLVARTAKQVLGKDITLPLPRMTYEEAMRRFGSDAPDLRFGLEIVDVTPVAAKTEFRVFRGTADAGNFVRGIRVPGAATQYSRRQIDELTSYVQQDFGAKGLAWFRVEDDKTLWSPIAKNFEPEHLEEIRVLLDGEPGDLLMFLADTWEVTCKGLSGLRKRLAVEMKLFQPGELNCSWVTEFPMFEKDEESGRHVAMHHPFTAPLAEDLPNLKDSPEKCRAQAYDLVINGSEAGGGTIRIHDSEVQSQVFELLGMDEETAQDRFGFLLDALRFGAPPHGGIALGVDRWVMLFAGLENIREVIAFPKTQKASDMMTQAPGEVDADQLNELQLRTVSVKT comes from the coding sequence GTGCTTCGCTCTCATACCTGCGGTGAACTCCGCAAATCCGACGTCGGTTCGCCAGTCACTCTCTGCGGCTGGGTTGAAAACAAACGCGATCACGGCGGGGCCGTTTTCATCGACCTTCGTGACCGATACGGATTGACCCAAGTCGTCGTCGGACCGCCCGAAGCCAGCGACGCGATGATCGATTCAGCTGGCCACGTGCCCGCCGAAAGCGTTGTTTTGATCCGTGGCGTGGTCGCCGATCGCCTTGAGGGCAAAGTGAACTCGAAGCTGGACACCGGCGAAATCGAAGTCCGCAGCGAGCACTTCGAGATCCTGTCGGTTTCTCAAACTCCCCCCTTCACCCCAGGCCAAAGCGACCTGCCCGGCGAAGACCTGCGTTTGAAGTACCGCTACCTCGACCTGCGTCGCAAGGAAATGCAGCAAGCCCTGATCCGCCGCAGCGAGATCATCAAGTGCATGCGTGACTACTTCGCCGAGCACGACTTCATCGATGTGGAAACACCCATCCTGGGACGCAGCACGCCTGAGGGAGCTCGCGATTACCTGGTTCCCAGCCGCGTGCACCCCGGCAACTTTTATGCCCTGCCGCAATCGCCCCAGCTCTACAAGCAAATCCTGATGGTCGCCGGTTTCGACCGCTACGTTCAGGTTGCCAAGTGCTTCCGTGACGAAGACCTGCGAGCAGACCGCCAGCCTGAGTTCACTCAGCTGGACCTGGAAATGTCGTTTGTTGACGCCGACGACATCATTGGCCTGATCGATGGCCTGGTCGCCCGAACCGCCAAGCAAGTGCTGGGCAAAGACATCACGCTTCCACTGCCGCGGATGACGTATGAAGAAGCGATGCGCCGGTTCGGCAGCGACGCTCCCGATCTGCGTTTCGGACTGGAAATCGTCGACGTCACCCCCGTCGCCGCCAAGACCGAATTCCGTGTCTTCCGTGGCACCGCCGATGCCGGCAACTTCGTTCGCGGCATCCGAGTTCCTGGTGCAGCCACCCAATATTCACGTCGCCAAATTGACGAACTTACTTCGTACGTGCAACAAGACTTTGGCGCCAAGGGACTCGCTTGGTTCCGCGTCGAAGACGACAAGACTCTCTGGAGTCCGATCGCGAAGAACTTCGAGCCAGAACACCTGGAAGAAATTCGCGTGCTGTTGGACGGTGAACCTGGCGACCTGCTGATGTTCCTGGCCGATACCTGGGAAGTCACCTGCAAGGGTCTTTCCGGTCTTCGCAAGCGTCTCGCTGTCGAAATGAAGCTCTTCCAACCCGGCGAATTGAACTGCAGCTGGGTGACCGAGTTCCCGATGTTCGAAAAGGACGAGGAAAGTGGTCGCCACGTGGCCATGCACCACCCGTTCACCGCACCGCTTGCCGAAGACCTTCCCAACCTGAAGGACTCGCCCGAAAAGTGCCGTGCTCAAGCCTACGACTTGGTCATCAACGGCAGCGAAGCGGGCGGCGGCACGATCCGGATCCACGACAGCGAAGTTCAATCGCAAGTGTTTGAACTGTTGGGCATGGACGAAGAAACGGCTCAAGATCGATTCGGATTCCTACTCGACGCGTTGCGATTCGGTGCCCCACCGCACGGCGGAATCGCCCTGGGCGTGGACCGCTGGGTGATGCTCTTCGCAGGCCTCGAAAACATCCGCGAAGTGATTGCGTTCCCTAAAACGCAAAAGGCTTCCGACATGATGACCCAGGCTCCAGGCGAAGTCGACGCCGACCAGCTCAACGAGCTGCAATTGCGAACCGTGTCGGTCAAGACTTAG
- a CDS encoding glutathione peroxidase encodes MIRLTLLTLVMAFAMTVPADAHECSLDFKAENIDGETVDLHDYEGKVVLIVNVASKCGYTKQYAGLQSLFEKYKDQGLVVLGFPCNQFGKQEPGSNADVKEFCSSKFGVEFPMMGKVEVNGDGACDLYKHLTSQKSDTVSAGPIKWNFEKFLIGRDGELVDRYPSKVAPMSDELTAEIEKLLAAKK; translated from the coding sequence ATGATTCGATTGACCCTCCTCACCCTCGTTATGGCCTTTGCGATGACCGTTCCAGCCGACGCACACGAATGCTCTTTGGACTTCAAGGCAGAAAACATTGATGGCGAGACCGTGGATCTGCACGACTACGAAGGCAAGGTCGTTTTGATTGTCAACGTGGCCAGCAAGTGCGGCTACACGAAGCAGTACGCTGGCTTGCAATCGCTGTTTGAAAAGTACAAGGACCAAGGGCTAGTCGTGTTGGGGTTCCCTTGTAACCAGTTTGGCAAGCAAGAGCCGGGCTCGAACGCGGACGTCAAAGAATTCTGCTCGTCGAAGTTTGGTGTCGAGTTCCCAATGATGGGTAAGGTGGAAGTCAACGGCGACGGAGCTTGTGATTTGTACAAGCACCTGACCAGCCAAAAGAGTGACACCGTTTCGGCTGGCCCGATCAAATGGAATTTTGAAAAGTTCTTGATCGGTCGCGATGGTGAATTGGTCGATCGCTACCCTTCCAAGGTCGCACCCATGTCAGACGAGTTGACCGCTGAAATCGAAAAGCTGTTGGCTGCGAAAAAGTAG
- the hemW gene encoding radical SAM family heme chaperone HemW — MSSPPGGWPKPRSLYVHVPFCRHRCGYCNFSVIAGRDDLQDRFLKAVEVELDRIVGSGTVELDTLYFGGGTPTQLSPDRLEQLLQVIRQRVHLVDNAEVTCEANPEDVSDETIDVLVRNGVNRVSLGVQSFHDAKLQVLQRGHNREQAIAAIEQMCAAIGNVSIDLIFGAPVVDANSDSSADSESLDLWQSELAMAVSLPITHVSTYSLTYEKGTQFWSRRRAGELHEVPEDTDIAMYRACRRSLAGAGLEQYEISSFAKPSFRSRHNQAYWNGYGWYAIGPGAARFEGGVRSVNHRSPTTYLKQILEQGTAVAESEVISVQQHARELAAFGLRQIDGIDLTTLNQRVGFDFAAGVQSVIKEMRDSGLLVDRADWAQLTPRGLLLADFVEMKILELDDFS; from the coding sequence ATGTCGAGTCCACCGGGCGGTTGGCCGAAACCACGGTCTTTGTACGTGCACGTGCCGTTTTGCCGGCATCGTTGTGGCTATTGCAACTTTAGTGTGATCGCCGGTCGCGATGATCTCCAAGATCGATTCCTGAAAGCGGTCGAGGTGGAATTGGACCGCATTGTGGGTTCAGGCACGGTCGAGTTGGACACGCTGTATTTTGGTGGGGGAACACCGACGCAGTTATCGCCCGACCGGTTGGAGCAATTGTTGCAAGTGATCCGGCAGCGTGTGCATTTGGTTGACAATGCAGAAGTGACTTGCGAGGCGAACCCGGAAGACGTTAGCGACGAGACGATTGATGTTTTAGTTCGCAATGGGGTGAACCGCGTTAGTCTGGGCGTGCAGTCATTTCACGATGCGAAGCTGCAGGTTTTACAGCGGGGGCACAACCGTGAACAAGCGATCGCGGCGATCGAGCAGATGTGTGCGGCGATTGGCAACGTGTCGATTGATTTGATCTTTGGTGCGCCTGTTGTCGATGCGAACAGTGATTCGAGTGCGGACAGCGAGTCGTTGGACTTGTGGCAGAGTGAGTTAGCGATGGCGGTTTCGCTGCCGATCACCCACGTGTCGACTTACAGCTTGACTTATGAAAAAGGGACTCAGTTCTGGTCACGTCGGCGGGCGGGCGAGTTGCATGAGGTTCCTGAGGACACCGATATCGCGATGTACCGTGCGTGCCGGCGGTCCCTTGCCGGGGCTGGTTTGGAACAGTACGAGATCAGCAGTTTTGCGAAGCCGTCGTTTCGAAGTCGGCACAATCAGGCTTACTGGAATGGCTACGGTTGGTACGCGATTGGCCCCGGCGCAGCCCGTTTTGAGGGTGGCGTGCGGAGCGTGAATCATCGCAGCCCGACGACGTACCTGAAGCAAATTTTGGAACAGGGAACTGCCGTTGCAGAAAGCGAAGTTATCTCGGTTCAGCAGCACGCCCGTGAACTGGCGGCATTCGGGCTGCGGCAGATTGACGGCATCGATCTCACTACTTTGAATCAACGTGTCGGTTTTGACTTCGCTGCTGGTGTGCAGTCGGTGATCAAGGAAATGCGTGACAGCGGTTTGTTGGTCGACCGAGCCGATTGGGCTCAGTTGACACCGCGAGGGTTGCTGTTGGCGGACTTTGTCGAGATGAAGATTCTGGAGCTGGACGATTTCAGTTAG